ATCACCGGCGGGCGGGAGGCCGCGCTGCTGCAGAAGCTCACCGTCGAGACCGACTTCAACGCCGAGGGCCTGCACTGCGCCGGGCACCTGAGCCTGAGCGGCGCGAAGATCGGCGCGGCGCTCGTGCTCAACCGCGCCCGCGTGGAGTACGCCGGCCAGATCGGGCTGAACCTGGGCGGCGCGGTCATCGGCCGGGACGTGTACGGCAACGGCCTGCGCGTCGCCGGACAGCTGCGTATGCCGGGGCTCGGCGTCGGCGGCCTGCTGAGCCTGGTCGGCATGGTGCTGACCGACCCGCCCGAGTCCGGCCACTTCGCGAACCAGTCACTGAGCGGCGAGTCGTCGAACATCGGTGGAGACGCGTTGTTCAACGAGCTGACGGCGCCCGCCCAGATCGAGCTGAGCGGCGGCACGTTCGGCGGCAAGCTCCAGTTCAAGGCGGCGAGCCTGGCCGCGCTCGACGACTTCCCGGCGCTGAACCTCTCCGGGTCCACGGTGCGCCAGGGCCTCTACATCGGCGACGGCTTCCACGCCGACGGCACGGTCCGGCTGACCGGAGTTCAGATCGGCGGGCATCTGGACATCTACAAGATGCGGCCGAACTCCGGCCGGATCCAGCTCTACCACGCCCACGCCGCCACCGTGCGCGACGGTACGTCGCGCCGCGGCATACCCCTCGCCGGCGGCTCGGCGAGCTGGCCGGACTGGGTCATGCTGGACGGCTTCACCTACGACGCGTTCGACCCGTACCTGCCTCCGCAGGACCGGATCAAGCTGCTGCGGCGCCAGCCGACCTACGCGGCGCAGCCGTACGAGTTCATGGCGGCGTACTACCGCGCGCTCGGCCACGACGTGGCCGCCCGGGAGATCCTGATCGAGAAGGAGCGGGTGCGCCACCGGGACTTCCGCCGGCTCTCCCGGATCGGCAGTGTGATATCCGGCACAGTGCTCGGCTACGGATACCTGCCTCGACGTGCGGCGTTCCTCGCGGCCGGGATCCAGATCGCGGCCAGCGTGTTCTACGCGTTCCAGATGCCCACGGCGATCCATCCGGAAGATCGCATAACCTACGATCCGGTGCTCTACGCTGCGGACCTGTTCGTCCCGATCGTGCATTTCGGCCAGTCCGACGCGTTCCAGTCGCACGGCTTCGCCGCCTGGGTGGCCTTCGCCCTGCCGTATCTCGGCTGGGCGCTGGGGGTGGCGATCGTGGCGGGGGCCTCCCGGGCCCTGTCCAAGGGCGGCGGCGGAATAGTTTAAGATTCAACATGGTTGCGCTCGATACACCGAGCCCACCCCCGGGCCCCGCCCGGGAACGCGCCGAACTACGGATGGACACCCATGACCGAGCTGCACGAGACCCTGGTCCTCGAGAAGACCGCGCAGGATCTGCTCTTCCGCGACGCCCGCACCGCGAACACCTTCGCCGACGAGCCGGTCAGCGAGGAGCAGGTCGCCGCGATCTACGACCTGGTCAAGTACGCCCCCACGTCGATGAACATGCAGCCGCTGCGGGTGCTGATCGTGCGCTCCGCCGAGGCCCGCGAGCGCCTGGTCGGGCACATGGCCGACGGCAACAAGGCCAAGACCCTCAGCGCCCCGCTGGTGGCCGTGCTGGCCTACGACCCCGAGTTCCACGAGCACCTGCCCACCCAGTTCCCGCACTTCGCCGGCGCCCAGGACGTGTTCAAGGGCCAGGACCACCGCTTCGGCGCGGCGACCCTCAACGCCAGCCTCCAGGTCGGCTACTTCATCCTCGGCGTGCGCGCCGCCGGCCTCGCCGCCGGCCCGATGACCGGCTTCGACGCCGAGGCCATCGACAAGGAGTTCTTCGCCGAGACCGGCTACAAGACCCTCGTCGTGGTCAACATCGGCAAGCCGGGCGAGGACGCCTGGTTCCCGCGCAGCCCGCGCCTCGAGCTCGGCCAGGTCGTCAAGACCGTCTGAGCGAGGCCGCGCCCGCCGCGGCGGGTGAGACGGCGTCAGGGCCGGTGCGGGTTCTCGCACCGGCCCTGACGCGTTCCCAAGGCGCGGTCGGATCACCACGCGCGCGCAAACGGCTTCTGCCGAAACAGCGGCCTCGGCTAGGATGTCCGGACGGGGACCGTAGCCCAATTGGTCGAGGCAACAGGTTTAGGTCCTGTCCAGTGTGGGTTCGAATCCCATCGGTCCCACGTGACGTGGCCAGGCTTTCAGCCTGGCCACGTGCCGTTCGCCACCCCGCGCCGGCTACTTCACCGAACCCGCGGTCAGGCCGGAGACGACCTTGCGCTCGATCAGCGCGAACAGGATGATCACCGGGATCGTGGCGATCACCGAGCCGGCGAACAGGTGCTGCCAGTCGATCGAGTACTGGCCGAGGTAGGTGTCGAGCTTCGCGGTGAGCGGCTGGCTGGAGTCGGCGTTGGTCAGCACCAGGGCGACGATCAGCTCGTTCCAGGCCGCGATGAAGGTGAAGATCAGCGCCGTGACGATGCCGGGCAGGGCCAGCGGGATGATGATGCGGAACATCGCGCCCGTCCGGGAGGCGCCGTCCACCATCGCGGCCTCCTCGAGCTCCTTCGGGATCGCGCCGAAGTAGGCGTTGAGGATCCAGACCGCGAAGGCCAGGTTGAAGCCGGAGTTGACCAGGATCAGCGCGACCGTGCTGGGCACGTGCACCGTGTTGGTGAACTCCTGGTAGATGCCCACGATCAGGCTGGTCGGCTGGAACATCTGGGTGATCAGCACCAGGATCAGGAACGCGGCGCGGCCGCGGAACCGGCGCCGGGCGGTGTAGTAGGCGGCCGGGATGGCCACCAGCAGCACCAGGACCGTGGTCCCGACGCCCACCTCCAGACTGATCGTCAGATTGGTGCCGAGCCCGGTGGACCAGATGTTGGTGAAGCTGGCCCAGCTGACGTGGTGCGGGAAGTAGTCCCGGTCGTTGATCTCGCTCTGCGGTCGCAGGGCGGTGATCACCATCTCCAGGTACGGCAGCAGGAAGATGACGCCGACCAGGTAGGCGGCCGCCGCGATGCAGGCCGACTTGAGTGAGGGCAGCTTGCGGGCCGGCGCCGGCCTGGCCGCGGGGTGCTGCGCGGCGGACGCGGTGATGCTCGCCATCTCAGCCCTCCTTCAGACTGTTCTTGTTGGCCCGCAGGAAGATCAGCACGATCGCGATCACGACCCCGAAGTTGATCACCGACAGGGCACCTGCCTGCCCGATGTTCAGTGTCTTGAGGTTGTACATGTAGACCGTGCTGGTGCTGGTCTGGTTGTCCGGGCCGCCCTGGGTCATCACCCAGATGATCGGGAACGAGTTGAACACGTTCATCAGGTTGATCAGGATCGCCACGGTCAGCGCGGGGCGCAGCAGCGGGAAGGTGATCGACCAGTACGTGCGCGCCCGGCCGGCGCCGTCCACCCGCGCCGCCTCGTAGACCTCGGTCGGGATCGAGGTGAGCCCGGCCAGCAGGGCGTAGGTGGTGAACGGGACCGAGACGAACACCGCGACGGCGACCATCCAGTACATCGCGTCCGTCGGGTTGCCCAGCCAGGAGGCGGTGCCCTGGTTGAACTGCTTGACCACGCCGATCTGGTGCAGGAAGACGTTGATGACGCCGTTGTTGGGGTTGAGCATCCAGCGCACGACGATCGAGGTCATCATCACCGACGCGGCCCACGGCGCGATCAGCGCCCAGCGCACCACCTTGCGGCCGGGGAACTTCTGGTTGAACAGCTGGGCGAAGGCCAGCGAGATCACCACGGTCAGGGCCACGACGGCGAACACCCAGACGGCCGTGCGGGTCATCACCGAGGCCAGGTTGGGGTCGTCGAACACGGCTGTGTAGTTCTTCCAGCCGTAGTCGCCGAGGTCGAACCCGAACGAGTTGATGTGCTGCCGGGAGGTCTGGAACATCTCCCAGACCGGCCAGAGCACGACGAAGGCGATCAGCGCGAGCGCGGGGGCCAGCCAGGGCAGCGGGGCGAGGGCCCGGGCGAAGCGGCGGCGCGCGGGGGTGCGCCGCACGGCCGCGCGTACGGGGGCGCCCGCGCCGGGCGCCGCCGCCGCGGTCTCAGTTACTTGGTCCACCGTTTCGGTCTCTTTCTCCAGTGCGGCGTGAGCCCCTGACCCCGGCGGCGGGCGCCGGGGTCAGGGGTGGCTGCTCGCTGTGACAGATCAGCTGCCGCTGCTCAGGGCGAACTGCTGGATCTGGCCGAGGACGGAGGTCGCACTGGTGCCGTCCACCGCGGCGCCGATGCTGTTCTTGATCTTCGTGCTGACGTCGGTCCAGTTGGCCGAGGTCGGGTAGGCCGACGAGGTCGGGATGGCCTTGACGAACGGGCCGAAGATCGGGTCGCTGGCCTCGGCGTTGGCCGCGGAGGTGGTGGCGGGCAGCAGGTCGTAGAGCGAGTCGAACTGCGCCTGGTAGGTGTCCTGGTAGGCGAAGTTCAGGAACTTCTGGATCGCGTCCTGCTGCTTGTGCACGTTCAGCGCCACGATCTGGTCGTCCACGCCGAGCGGGTTGGTGATCGGGCCGGCCTGGCCGGGGAACGGCGCGGTGGCCCAGTCCGAGGACTGCAGCTTGCCGGCGGCCTGGATGATCGGGACCACGGCCGGGGAGCCGCCGACCATGCCGACGGTGCCGGCGGCGAAGTCGGACCACATGTCCTTGCGGTCCACGGTGCCCGGGTTGGCCTCGGTGTCGCCGGCCTTGACCATGCCGTTCATGAAGGTGAAGGCGCTGATGTTGGCCGCGGAGTTGATGGTGTAGGCGCCGTTGGTCTGGTAGCCGCCGTTGGCGCCGAGCATCCACATCAGGGACTCGCCCTGCGCCTCCTCGGGGCCGAGCGGCATGCCGTAGCCGATGGTGCCGTTGCCGATCTTGGCGAGCTTGCCCGCGTCGGTCTGCAGCTCGGCCCAGGTGGTCGGCGCGGCGGTGATGCCGGCCTGGGTGAACAGCTTCTTGTTGTAGTACAGGGCGCGGGTGCTGGTGGTGAACGGGATGCCGTACTCGGTGCCCTGGTAGTCGCCCTGCTTGGCGAAGGTCGGGATGAGGTTCGACAGGGTGGAGGCGCCGAGCACGTCCGAGGCCTTGTAGGCGATGCCGGACTGGGCGTAGGCCTGCGGCGCGTCGCCCTCGATGATGTCCGGGTAGTCCTTCGACTGCATCAGGGTCTTGAGCTTGGTCGGGAAGTCGGTCCAGTCGATCGTCTGGACCTGCACCGTGATGTTCGGGTTCGCCTTGTGGAAGGCGTCGGCTATGTCCTGCCAGTACTTCTGGGTGGAGTTGGAGGTGCCGGCCGTGCCGTAGTCGGCGCCGAACAGCTTCAGAGTGATCGGGCTGCCGGAGTCACCGGAGCCGGAGCCGGAAGTGCTCTTCGAGGAACTACACGCGGTCAGGGCCAGGGAGGCCGAGAGACCGACGGCTGCCGCGGCAGCAAGGCGACGCTTCATTGCTATGGCCTTTCACACTTCACGTGCGCGCTGTTTTGAGGATGGACCCGCGAGGGGGTGCCGTCACTGTAGGTGCGGCGGTCCGGGCTGGTCTATACCAGGACGGGGCCAGGTATAGACCAGTTACGAAACCGCAATGATTGCACCACCGCGGCGTGATGTGAGCGTTGCCAAGGGAAGATCGCACGACGACGCTGTGACCTGCGATGAGGATCATCGGTGTCAGCGTTCGACGCTGACGGGCGGGAAAACGCGGTGATCGGGCCGGGCGGATCGGCCGGGCGGGCCGAACTGGTCTAGTCGGGTCCCTCGACCCAAACAGAGCGGCCCGTACCACCCGAAACTATCGGGGGTACGGGCCGTTCGACGCGTGGGAGCGGTCGGGCCGATCGGGCCTCAGACCGGAAGAAGCGGGGCCAGGGCCTCGAAGGCGAGGCGGCGGTGCGAGACGGCGTTCTTCTCCTCGGCGCTCAGCTCGGCGGTCGTGCGCTCGGAGCCGGCCGGCAGGAAGACCGGGTCGTATCCGAACCCTCCTTCACCGCGGCGGGCGCGCAGCAGCGTGCCCTCGATCCGTCCTTCGCGCACGACCTGGCGGCCGGAGGGCCCCGGCACGGCGAGCGCGGCGGCGCAGACGAACTGGGCGCCGCGGTGCTCGTCGGCGACGTCGCCGACCTGGGCCAGCAGCAGATCCAGGTTCGCCGCGTCGTCGCCGTGCCGGCCGGCCCAGCGGGCGGAGAAGATGCCGGGCATGCCGTTGAGCGCGTCGACGCAGATCCCTGAGTCGTCGGCGATGGCGGGCAGGCCGGTGGCCTCGGCCACGGCAGTCGCCTTCAGCAGGGCGTTGCCGGCGAAGCTGAGCTCGGTCTCGGCCACGTCCGGAACGTCCGGGTACTCGGTGACGCCGACCAGGTCCACCTGCACGCCGAGGCCGGCCAGGATCGCGCGCAGCTCGCCGACCTTGTGCGCGTTGCGGGTGGCCAGAACGATGCGCTGCATGCCTGCCGTCACCGACCCAGCGCCTTGCGCTGAAGCAGCGTCAGCTCGGTGCAGCCGAGCTCGGCGAGGTCGAGCAGGTGGCCGAGCTCGCGGCGGTCGAAGGGCGCTCCCTCGGCGGTGCCCTGCACCTCGACGAAGCGTCCGTCGCCGGTGCACACCACGTTCATGTCCGTCTCGGCGCGCACGTCCTCCTCGTAGCAGAGGTCGAGCAGCGGCCGGCCGTCGATGA
This genomic window from Actinospica robiniae DSM 44927 contains:
- a CDS encoding malonic semialdehyde reductase translates to MTELHETLVLEKTAQDLLFRDARTANTFADEPVSEEQVAAIYDLVKYAPTSMNMQPLRVLIVRSAEARERLVGHMADGNKAKTLSAPLVAVLAYDPEFHEHLPTQFPHFAGAQDVFKGQDHRFGAATLNASLQVGYFILGVRAAGLAAGPMTGFDAEAIDKEFFAETGYKTLVVVNIGKPGEDAWFPRSPRLELGQVVKTV
- a CDS encoding carbohydrate ABC transporter permease; the encoded protein is MASITASAAQHPAARPAPARKLPSLKSACIAAAAYLVGVIFLLPYLEMVITALRPQSEINDRDYFPHHVSWASFTNIWSTGLGTNLTISLEVGVGTTVLVLLVAIPAAYYTARRRFRGRAAFLILVLITQMFQPTSLIVGIYQEFTNTVHVPSTVALILVNSGFNLAFAVWILNAYFGAIPKELEEAAMVDGASRTGAMFRIIIPLALPGIVTALIFTFIAAWNELIVALVLTNADSSQPLTAKLDTYLGQYSIDWQHLFAGSVIATIPVIILFALIERKVVSGLTAGSVK
- a CDS encoding carbohydrate ABC transporter permease, whose amino-acid sequence is MDQVTETAAAAPGAGAPVRAAVRRTPARRRFARALAPLPWLAPALALIAFVVLWPVWEMFQTSRQHINSFGFDLGDYGWKNYTAVFDDPNLASVMTRTAVWVFAVVALTVVISLAFAQLFNQKFPGRKVVRWALIAPWAASVMMTSIVVRWMLNPNNGVINVFLHQIGVVKQFNQGTASWLGNPTDAMYWMVAVAVFVSVPFTTYALLAGLTSIPTEVYEAARVDGAGRARTYWSITFPLLRPALTVAILINLMNVFNSFPIIWVMTQGGPDNQTSTSTVYMYNLKTLNIGQAGALSVINFGVVIAIVLIFLRANKNSLKEG
- a CDS encoding extracellular solute-binding protein, translating into MKRRLAAAAAVGLSASLALTACSSSKSTSGSGSGDSGSPITLKLFGADYGTAGTSNSTQKYWQDIADAFHKANPNITVQVQTIDWTDFPTKLKTLMQSKDYPDIIEGDAPQAYAQSGIAYKASDVLGASTLSNLIPTFAKQGDYQGTEYGIPFTTSTRALYYNKKLFTQAGITAAPTTWAELQTDAGKLAKIGNGTIGYGMPLGPEEAQGESLMWMLGANGGYQTNGAYTINSAANISAFTFMNGMVKAGDTEANPGTVDRKDMWSDFAAGTVGMVGGSPAVVPIIQAAGKLQSSDWATAPFPGQAGPITNPLGVDDQIVALNVHKQQDAIQKFLNFAYQDTYQAQFDSLYDLLPATTSAANAEASDPIFGPFVKAIPTSSAYPTSANWTDVSTKIKNSIGAAVDGTSATSVLGQIQQFALSSGS
- the rdgB gene encoding RdgB/HAM1 family non-canonical purine NTP pyrophosphatase, translating into MQRIVLATRNAHKVGELRAILAGLGVQVDLVGVTEYPDVPDVAETELSFAGNALLKATAVAEATGLPAIADDSGICVDALNGMPGIFSARWAGRHGDDAANLDLLLAQVGDVADEHRGAQFVCAAALAVPGPSGRQVVREGRIEGTLLRARRGEGGFGYDPVFLPAGSERTTAELSAEEKNAVSHRRLAFEALAPLLPV